Part of the Streptomyces sp. NBC_01264 genome, CTCAGTCCAAGTACCCGCGCAGCTGGTCCGCGAAGGCGTGGTCGCGGAGCTTGTTGAGGGTCTTGGACTCGATCTGCCGGATCCGCTCCCGGGTCACCCCGAAGATCCGCCCGATCTCCTCCAGGGTGCGCGGCCGCCCGTCGGCGAGTCCGTAGCGGAGCTGGACGACCTTGCGCTCGCGCTCCCCGAGGGTGGAGAGCACCGCTTCCAGGTGCTCGCGGAGCAGGAAGAACGCGGCCGATTCGACCGGCGAGGCGGCGTCGCCGTCCTCGATGAGGTCGCCGAGGGCGACATCGTCCTCCTCGCCCACGGGTGCGTGCAGCGAGACCGGCTCCTGTGCGAGGCGCAGCACTTCCAGCACCCGCTCGGGGGTCAGCTCCAGGTGGACCGCGACCTCCTCTGCGGTGGGTTCGTACCCCCGCTCCTGGAGCATGCGGCGCTGGACGCGTACGACGCGGTTGATCAGTTCGACGACGTGGACGGGCACCCGGATGGTGCGGGCCTGGTCGGCCAGTGCCCGGGACATCGCCTGGCGGATCCACCAGGTGGCGTAGGTGGAGAACTTGTAGCCGCGGGCGTAGTCGAACTTCTCGACGGCGCGGATCAGTCCGAGGTTCCCCTCCTGGACCAGGTCGAGCATGGTCAGTCCGCGGCCGACGTATCGCTTGGCGACGGAGACGACGAGCCGCAGGTTGGACTCGATGAGGCGCCGTTTGGCCATGCGGCCCATGACGACGAGCTTGTCCAGGTCGAGCGTGAGCTGCAGGTCGAGCGTGGCTCCGCTGCCGAGCTTCTCCTCCGCGAACAGTCCCGCTTCCACGCGCCGCGCGAGCTCGACCTCCTCGACGGCGGTGAGCAGCGGGATCCTGCCTATCTCGCGCAGGTACTGCCGGAACAGGTCGGCGGAGGGTCCCGCTCCGCCGGAGCCTTCCGCCGGGCGCTTGCGGGGCGGGGGCACCTTCTCCAGCAGGTCCGGGCCTTCCGACTCCGCAACCTCTTCGGCCTCCTCGGCCTCCTCCTCGTGCATGGCGTCGGCCTCGGCCTCGGGCTCGGGCTCTTCGGCCACGGGCGCTTCGGCGGGCGGGCTGACGGTGACGGTCAGGCTCTGGGTCTGCACGGGGGCGACCTCCACAGGGCTCCGAGGACGGGTGCACCGCACCTCAGTGTGGGGTACGACACATCGCTGCCACGAGGGGCGTGCGACCACTTTCTGGGTCCGGTGCGTGACCCATGGTTACCCCCGGACCAGAACCCCGATGCGGATCGGACGCATGTCCGAGAGGATCGTGGCCATGTCTGTGTACGAAACGCACGTCACCGTGCGCTGCCCGGATCCGGTGGAGTTGGCGCGGCTCGAATCGTGGTCCGCGCGGCGGGAGTTGAAGGTCACGCACATCGTGCTGGCCAGGGGCCGGATGACCTCGCAGCCGATGCTGACGCTGCCCGACCGCGACGGGCACGAGGTCCTGGTGCCCGGGCTGCGCGCGGCCGGCTTCGACCCGGTCCGGGTCAAGGTGGAGACGGTCCCGTGGACCGCGGAGCCCCCGGGGCCGGGCGGCGGGTACTTCGAGCACCACCTCAAACTGCGGCTCCCCGCGGACTGGGACCGCCCGGCCCTGGAGTCCCTGGTGGTCCGGCACGCGGCACACGTCTCGTGGAACGCCCGCCGGGTCCTGCCGGGGGCGGGGCAGGAACGATTCGTGACCCAGCGGTGGCGGGGTACGGCGGCGGAGGCGGGGGCGGCGTGCGACGCGCTGGTCGCCGCGCTGCTGGGGGCCGGGTACGAAATCCGCTCGGAAGAGCGGGAGTTCGTGCTGTACGACAGTGACCTGTCGGTGGACGACGGGTGGATCGAGGAGGGGGACGCGCGATGAGCGGCCAGGAGTGGAAGCCGTCGATTCCGGGCGGCCCGGACGATCCGGCGGAGCCGGAGGCGGAGCGGCGGCGGCGGATGCACCAGCCGCCCCGGACCTTGAGGACGGGCGACAGGGGTGATCCGACCGCGGTGGCCTTCGATCCCGCCCTCAAGCACTTCTCCGAGGCGTACCGGCCGCTGGATCCGGTGATCCCGGAGCCGGCGGCGCGAGCGGCCTGGCGGTCGGCCCGACGGGCGGCGATGGACGTGGCGTTGGGCGCGGTCGGGGCCTCGGGCGATGCCGGTTCACTGGTGCTGCGCGGCAGCATGCTGATGTCCCGGTGGTTCGGGAAGATCGCGCGGGAACCGCACGACCTGGACTTCGTCGTGGTCCCCGCGGACTGGATGATCGAGGAGGACCGCACCGGGCGCATGCTGGACGCGATCGCGGCCGGGGCCGAGCGGCTGGCCCCGTACGGCGGCCTGGTGATGCCGGCTTCGGAGGCGGTCTCCGAGTACATCTGGACGTACGAACGGGTTCCGGGGCGCAGGCTGGTCCTGCCCTGGTCCGCACCGGGGATGCGGGGCGGGCAGGTCCAGCTGGACTTCGTCTTCAACGAGCACCTGCCGGCCGCGCCGGAGCCGGTGGAGGTGGCGGGGGTACCGCTGCTGGGGGCGGGCCGGGAGCTGTCCCTCGCCTGGAAGCTGTTGTGGCTGGCCGGGGACCTGTACCCGCAGGGCAAGGACCTCTACGACGCGGTCCTGCTGGCGGAGGACTGCGCGCTGCCGTACCCGCTGCTGGCGGAGGTGTTCCGGCTCTCCGGGGAGTTCGAGGTCGGCGGCGGGCAACCGGTGCCCGCGCCCGCGCACTTCGAGGAGCTCGCGCGGACGGACTGGGCCGCGTTCCACCAGGAGTACCCGGGGATCCCCGGCTCCGCCGAGTCCTACGCGGACCGCCTGCTGGCGGCCCTGGCGCCCACCTTCGCCGGAGCCCCGGAAGGGACGGCCTAGGCCGGTTCCACCCGGACCGCGCACACCTTGAACTCCGGCATCCGGGAGACCGGGTCCAGCGCCGGGTTGGTCAGGGTGTTGGCCCGGCCCTCGCCCGGCCAGTGGAAGGGCATGAAGACGGTGTCCGCGCGGATGGTGTCCGTGATGCGGGCCGGGGCGACCGCGCGGCCGCGGCGGGAGGTGACCGCGAGGGGGGCTCCGTCGACCGCGCCGATGCGGGCCGCGAGGCGGGGGTGGAGTTCCACGAAGGGGCCGGGGGCGGCCGCGTTGAGCTCGTCCACCCGGCGGGTCTGCGCGCCCGACTGGTACTGGGCGACGACCCGGCCGGTGGTGAGGAGGAGCGGGTACTCCGTGTCCGGCACCTCGGCGGCGTCGCGGTGGGAGACGGGCACGAAGCGGGCCCGGCCGTCCTCGGTGGCGAAGCGGTCCAGGAAGAGGCGCGGGGTGCCGGGGTGGGGCCCGGCGGCGGGGCCGGGCTCCGCCGGGCAGGGCCAGAAGACGCCCTGCTCCGCTTCGATGCGGGCGTAGGTGATGCCCGAGTAGTCCGCCGGGCCGCCCGCCGAGGCGCGGCGCAGCTCCTCGAAGACCTGCTCGGGCTCGCTCGGGAAGGCCTTCGGCATGCCCAGGCGGGTGGCCAGGCCGTGCAGGACCTCCAGGTCGGAGCGGACCCCCGGCGGCGGGGTCAGGGCCCGGCGGCGGAGCAGGACGCGGCCCTCCAGGTTGGTGGTGGTGCCGGTCTCCTCCGCCCACTGGGTGACCGGGAGGACCACGTCGGCCAGGGCCGCGGTCTCGGACAGGACCACGTCGGCGACGGCCAGGAAGTCCAGGGAGCAGATGCGGTCCTCTATGTGGCCGGCGCGGGGGGCCGAGACCACCGGGTTGGAGCCCATCAGGAGGAGGGCCTTGACGTCCGAGCCCAGCTCGTCGAGGAGTTCGTACGCGCTGCGGCCGGGCCCGGGAAGGTCGTCGGGGTCGATCCCCCAGACCCCGGCGACGTGGGCCCGGGCCGCCGGGTCGGTCAGCTTGCGGTAGCCGGGGAGCTGGTCGGCCTTCTGGCCGTGCTCGCGGCCGCCCTGCCCGTTGCCCTGGCCGGTGAGGCAGCCGTAGCCGGAGAGCGGCCGGCCGGCCCGGCCGGTGGCGAGGCACAGGTTGATCCAGGCTCCGACGGTGTCGACCCCCTTGGACTGCTGCTCGGGGCCGCGCGCGGTGAGCACCATCGCGGATTCGGGCGCGCAGAACATCGCCACCGCGTCGCGGAGTCTGGGGACGGGGACGCCGGTGATGCGCTCCACCAGCTCCGGCCAGTGCGCCATCACGGCCGCGCGGGCCTCCTCCCAGCCGCTGGTGCGCCCGGCGATGAACTCCTCGTCGGTGTGGCCGCCGGCGACGACGAGGTGCAGCAGGCCGAGCGCCAGCGCCAGGTCGGTGCCGGGGCGCGGGGCCAGGTGCAGGTCGGCCTGTTCGGCGGTGCGCGTGCGGCGCGGGTCCACCACGATCAACGTGCCGCCGTTCGCGCGGAGTTCCCGGAAGAAGCGCAGCGCGGGCGGCATGGTGTCGGCGGGGTTGGAGCCGACGAGGATGACGCAGCCGGTCCGGGGGATGTCCTCCAGCGGGAAGGGCAGCCCCCGGTCGAGCCCGAAGGCCCGCTGGTGCGCGGCGGCGGCCGAGGACATGCAGAACCGGCCGTTGTAGTCGATCTGCGAGGTCCCCAGCGCGATGCGGGCGAACTTCCCGAGGGCGTACGCCTTCTCGTTGGTCAGCCCGCCGCCGCCGAACACCCCGACCGCGTCTGCCCCGTACGACCGCCGCGTGCGGGCGAGGCCCTCGGCGACGGCGTCCAGGGCCTCCTCCCAGGTGGCCGGCTCCAGCCGCCCGGCGCGGGTGCGGACGAGCGGCTCGGTGAGGCGCATCCGGGAGGAGAGCACGGCGGGGGCGGTGCGGCCCTTGCCGCACAGCGCGCCCCGGTTCACGGGGAAGTCGGCCCGCTCCTCCACTGCCACGCCGCCGACCGCGCCCGGCTCGGGGCGCAGGTTCATCCCGCACTGCAGCGCGCAGTACGGGCAGTGCGTGGCGGTAACGGACTCCGAGGTGTGCATGCGGCCCAGCGTGCGTCGGCGGTGTTACACGGGCCGCCGCCCCGCGTTACGAGTCTGCGTGCTCCGCCTCAGCGTCCGCCGCCGGCTCCGGTGAGGC contains:
- a CDS encoding RNA polymerase sigma factor, with amino-acid sequence MQTQSLTVTVSPPAEAPVAEEPEPEAEADAMHEEEAEEAEEVAESEGPDLLEKVPPPRKRPAEGSGGAGPSADLFRQYLREIGRIPLLTAVEEVELARRVEAGLFAEEKLGSGATLDLQLTLDLDKLVVMGRMAKRRLIESNLRLVVSVAKRYVGRGLTMLDLVQEGNLGLIRAVEKFDYARGYKFSTYATWWIRQAMSRALADQARTIRVPVHVVELINRVVRVQRRMLQERGYEPTAEEVAVHLELTPERVLEVLRLAQEPVSLHAPVGEEDDVALGDLIEDGDAASPVESAAFFLLREHLEAVLSTLGERERKVVQLRYGLADGRPRTLEEIGRIFGVTRERIRQIESKTLNKLRDHAFADQLRGYLD
- a CDS encoding nucleotidyl transferase AbiEii/AbiGii toxin family protein; translation: MSGQEWKPSIPGGPDDPAEPEAERRRRMHQPPRTLRTGDRGDPTAVAFDPALKHFSEAYRPLDPVIPEPAARAAWRSARRAAMDVALGAVGASGDAGSLVLRGSMLMSRWFGKIAREPHDLDFVVVPADWMIEEDRTGRMLDAIAAGAERLAPYGGLVMPASEAVSEYIWTYERVPGRRLVLPWSAPGMRGGQVQLDFVFNEHLPAAPEPVEVAGVPLLGAGRELSLAWKLLWLAGDLYPQGKDLYDAVLLAEDCALPYPLLAEVFRLSGEFEVGGGQPVPAPAHFEELARTDWAAFHQEYPGIPGSAESYADRLLAALAPTFAGAPEGTA
- a CDS encoding molybdopterin oxidoreductase family protein, coding for MHTSESVTATHCPYCALQCGMNLRPEPGAVGGVAVEERADFPVNRGALCGKGRTAPAVLSSRMRLTEPLVRTRAGRLEPATWEEALDAVAEGLARTRRSYGADAVGVFGGGGLTNEKAYALGKFARIALGTSQIDYNGRFCMSSAAAAHQRAFGLDRGLPFPLEDIPRTGCVILVGSNPADTMPPALRFFRELRANGGTLIVVDPRRTRTAEQADLHLAPRPGTDLALALGLLHLVVAGGHTDEEFIAGRTSGWEEARAAVMAHWPELVERITGVPVPRLRDAVAMFCAPESAMVLTARGPEQQSKGVDTVGAWINLCLATGRAGRPLSGYGCLTGQGNGQGGREHGQKADQLPGYRKLTDPAARAHVAGVWGIDPDDLPGPGRSAYELLDELGSDVKALLLMGSNPVVSAPRAGHIEDRICSLDFLAVADVVLSETAALADVVLPVTQWAEETGTTTNLEGRVLLRRRALTPPPGVRSDLEVLHGLATRLGMPKAFPSEPEQVFEELRRASAGGPADYSGITYARIEAEQGVFWPCPAEPGPAAGPHPGTPRLFLDRFATEDGRARFVPVSHRDAAEVPDTEYPLLLTTGRVVAQYQSGAQTRRVDELNAAAPGPFVELHPRLAARIGAVDGAPLAVTSRRGRAVAPARITDTIRADTVFMPFHWPGEGRANTLTNPALDPVSRMPEFKVCAVRVEPA